In Flavobacteriales bacterium, the following are encoded in one genomic region:
- a CDS encoding LPS-assembly protein LptD, with the protein MSDSTMAQTADTIITQKQGQNDALKSPVHYTATDSIRFDVAEKLVYLYGSAEIQYETTTLKAPYIVIDWNTNTLSAETRPDSTGKPIKPVFKDDGEEFTASGIRYNFKSKKGKILEVITREGDGYVHGEQVKKDTSNVYYIRGGDYTTCDHEDPHFSLHASKLKVIPNDKIITGPAYLVIEHVPTPLALPFGYFPNKQGKRSGILLPTYGESKGLGFFLKDGGYYFALGKYMDLQVRGDFYSRGSWGARTSSSYRKRYRFSGRVDLGYSYLKFSDPEFPDYSLRKDFFIRWSHQQDPKARPLSRFSANVNINSGTYFRNNSYNANDVLSNEFMSSIGYSKSWNQSPFNFSMNLKHRQNTQTKVVNLSLPDMSFSMNRLNLKSRTPGKKRWYESIGISYNMNFKNDVQTYDSLMFSPSAFDNIRLGVRHSIPISASFRIGYVTISPSLTSNMRWYHQITRKTYDPDTRTVTSETINDLSAPWDYTANASMTTKIYGIKEFREKNYIRAIRHVVTPALNFSIRPDFGDSRYGYYDEVQIDSTGRTQVYSLYEQGIFGGPPNGKSGLLSLGIQNNLEMKVRPATGDTTGTPRKIKLIENLAIGTGYDLAKDSLQWSRIAMSARTSIFKNVNLTFNSVYDPYVIDTIGRNLNRLEVNENGRLGRLVNFNTGLNFGLAHHSREERNKNTTNRGTEEEREQVYRNRDGYIDFSMPWSMNVSYNLTYSKPVSEALITQSLGLTGDLKITSQWKTGFSTGYDFKNNQFTYTSVSVYRDLHCWDMSFTWIPFGFRQSYNLTIKVKSAVLQDLKLTRRRDWYDQQY; encoded by the coding sequence GTGTCGGATTCAACGATGGCTCAGACCGCAGACACAATCATAACGCAAAAACAAGGCCAGAATGATGCATTGAAATCACCGGTGCATTACACCGCTACGGATTCCATTCGGTTCGATGTGGCTGAAAAACTGGTTTACCTGTATGGCTCCGCCGAAATACAATATGAAACCACGACATTAAAGGCACCCTATATTGTCATCGACTGGAACACCAATACCCTTTCCGCAGAAACCAGACCTGACTCCACCGGCAAACCGATCAAGCCTGTATTTAAAGATGATGGAGAAGAATTTACTGCCTCAGGCATCAGGTATAATTTCAAATCAAAAAAAGGGAAGATCCTGGAGGTGATAACACGCGAAGGAGATGGATATGTGCACGGCGAACAGGTCAAAAAAGACACCAGCAATGTTTATTATATCAGAGGCGGAGATTACACGACCTGCGATCACGAAGATCCTCATTTCTCTCTTCATGCATCAAAACTCAAGGTGATACCCAATGATAAGATCATTACCGGGCCTGCATATCTGGTTATCGAGCATGTTCCCACACCACTGGCCCTTCCGTTCGGGTACTTCCCCAACAAACAAGGCAAAAGGTCCGGCATTCTTCTGCCAACCTATGGCGAATCCAAAGGGTTGGGTTTTTTCTTAAAAGATGGCGGGTACTATTTTGCACTCGGAAAATATATGGACCTCCAGGTTCGCGGTGATTTTTACTCACGTGGCAGCTGGGGAGCGCGCACCTCCAGTTCATACCGAAAACGCTATCGTTTCAGCGGCCGTGTGGATTTAGGCTATTCATACCTCAAGTTCAGCGACCCGGAATTCCCTGACTACTCTTTAAGAAAAGATTTCTTTATCCGTTGGAGCCACCAGCAAGACCCGAAAGCCCGTCCCCTCAGCCGTTTTTCGGCCAATGTGAACATCAACAGCGGAACGTATTTCCGGAATAACTCCTACAACGCCAATGATGTTCTTTCCAACGAATTTATGTCCAGCATCGGTTACAGCAAATCATGGAACCAAAGCCCTTTTAACTTTTCCATGAACCTCAAACACCGTCAAAATACGCAAACAAAAGTGGTGAACCTGAGTCTTCCGGACATGTCATTTTCTATGAACCGGCTCAACCTCAAGTCGCGGACTCCGGGAAAGAAACGATGGTATGAGAGCATAGGCATCAGTTATAACATGAATTTCAAAAACGACGTGCAGACATACGACTCATTGATGTTCAGTCCATCTGCATTTGACAATATTCGCCTCGGCGTCCGTCACAGTATTCCGATCAGCGCCTCCTTCCGCATCGGATATGTGACCATTTCTCCTTCCCTAACATCAAACATGCGCTGGTATCATCAGATCACCCGAAAAACATACGATCCGGATACCAGGACGGTCACTTCGGAAACCATCAATGATTTGTCCGCTCCCTGGGATTACACGGCCAACGCTTCGATGACGACAAAGATTTACGGCATCAAAGAATTCCGCGAAAAGAATTACATCAGGGCAATACGTCATGTCGTAACTCCTGCCCTGAATTTTAGCATACGACCCGATTTCGGTGACAGTCGATATGGTTATTATGATGAAGTACAAATTGACTCAACAGGCAGAACACAGGTTTACTCGCTCTACGAGCAGGGTATTTTCGGTGGACCGCCTAACGGTAAGTCGGGATTGCTTAGCCTGGGTATCCAGAACAACCTTGAAATGAAGGTACGCCCCGCAACAGGAGACACGACCGGCACTCCCAGAAAAATAAAACTGATCGAGAATCTGGCGATTGGAACCGGCTACGACCTCGCCAAAGACAGCCTGCAATGGTCGCGCATTGCCATGAGCGCACGTACAAGCATATTCAAAAATGTGAACCTTACCTTCAATAGTGTTTATGACCCTTATGTCATCGACACCATCGGCCGCAACCTGAACCGCCTGGAGGTAAATGAGAACGGGCGATTAGGACGGCTGGTTAATTTTAATACCGGCCTGAATTTCGGTCTGGCCCATCACAGCCGTGAAGAAAGAAATAAGAATACCACCAACCGTGGCACCGAAGAAGAACGCGAACAGGTATACAGGAACAGGGATGGCTATATCGACTTTTCCATGCCCTGGAGCATGAATGTATCCTATAACCTCACCTATAGCAAGCCTGTCTCGGAAGCGCTGATCACCCAATCCCTTGGACTGACCGGAGACCTGAAGATCACCAGCCAGTGGAAGACCGGCTTCAGCACGGGGTATGACTTCAAGAACAATCAGTTTACCTATACTTCCGTCAGTGTATACCGCGACCTGCATTGCTGGGACATGAGTTTCACCTGGATACCTTTCGGATTCCGTCAATCCTACAACCTGACGATCAAGGTAAAATCCGCGGTCCTGCAGGATCTTAAACTGACCCGCAGAAGAGACTGGTACGATCAGCAGTATTGA
- a CDS encoding N-acetylmuramoyl-L-alanine amidase, with protein sequence MKKLLVILIVPVLTVLTSFVPKPVEGYKIRTVVIDAGHGGHDPGCSGAGALEKDVALSLALKLGKHIEEQFPEVKVIYTRKEDKFIELHKRAAIANENKADLFICIHLNSGPAAAYGSETYVMGLHKSAANLEVAKRENASILLEDDYQEQYDGYDPKSPEGSTILELFQSAHLEQSLSLATKIQSQYKNKAKMKDRGVKQAGFLVLYKTTMPSVLIESGFLTNPSEEAFLTSAEGQAKVAAGLFNAFSEYKKEMESKSTGTVVERTPENTQPTKQSPDEQGNTASHDVKVNARPGEEEAGVVFKVQVVSSANRIEMNDPSFKNLSSLKEYQDQGIYKYAAGSAKTFSEATTLQSDIRAMGFTDAFIVAFRDGQKIPLRDALAEAGK encoded by the coding sequence ATGAAAAAACTGTTGGTCATATTGATAGTGCCGGTGTTGACAGTGCTAACATCTTTTGTGCCAAAACCGGTAGAAGGGTATAAGATCAGAACAGTGGTGATTGATGCCGGACACGGCGGACATGATCCGGGATGTTCCGGCGCAGGCGCTCTGGAAAAGGATGTTGCATTATCTCTTGCCCTGAAACTCGGCAAACATATCGAAGAACAATTTCCTGAGGTGAAGGTGATATACACGAGAAAGGAAGATAAGTTCATCGAACTTCATAAAAGGGCGGCGATTGCGAATGAGAATAAAGCGGATCTTTTTATCTGTATTCACCTGAATTCAGGACCTGCAGCGGCATATGGGTCGGAGACCTATGTAATGGGTTTGCATAAAAGCGCAGCGAACCTTGAAGTAGCCAAAAGGGAGAATGCATCCATCCTTCTGGAGGATGATTATCAGGAACAGTATGACGGCTATGATCCCAAATCACCCGAAGGAAGTACCATTCTTGAACTTTTTCAAAGCGCCCATCTTGAACAAAGCCTGAGTCTGGCGACTAAGATTCAGTCCCAATACAAGAACAAAGCAAAGATGAAAGATCGTGGCGTGAAGCAGGCGGGTTTTCTGGTGTTATATAAGACCACGATGCCAAGCGTTCTTATCGAATCAGGTTTTCTGACCAATCCATCGGAAGAAGCGTTTCTGACATCTGCGGAAGGGCAGGCAAAAGTAGCTGCCGGGTTGTTCAATGCTTTCAGCGAATACAAAAAAGAGATGGAATCCAAATCCACAGGTACCGTTGTTGAACGGACCCCGGAAAATACCCAGCCGACCAAACAATCACCGGATGAACAAGGTAACACAGCCTCGCATGATGTAAAAGTGAACGCAAGACCGGGAGAGGAAGAAGCAGGTGTGGTATTTAAAGTACAAGTCGTATCTTCGGCCAACAGGATAGAGATGAATGATCCGTCATTTAAAAACTTAAGCAGCTTAAAAGAATACCAGGATCAGGGAATTTATAAGTATGCAGCAGGTAGTGCCAAAACTTTCTCTGAGGCGACAACACTTCAGAGTGATATCAGGGCCATGGGTTTTACAGATGCGTTCATTGTTGCCTTCCGTGACGGGCAAAAGATCCCTTTGCGGGATGCACTGGCAGAAGCCGGTAAGTAA
- a CDS encoding MCE family protein encodes MKINREFKIGIVVLTGIVLFVWGFKFLKGTNIFQSNTVYFAKYDRVDGLGEANPVLVNGLKVGQVKYIRFINGQQANILVAFTIDEDAFSIPGDSKARITSANLMGDKVINLILGRSQNFLAPGDTLGAEVEESLSTSVSKTIAPLQERANNLMVSLDSVLAVVQFIFNEGTSESIKESFVRIKNTIKNFEKTSGQLEVLLSGQTGNFAKISSNLESITSNIKNNNGELDNAIKNFSNISSELAKANISGTVKELNTSMSKLTTILDKINSGEGTAGKLLQDPDLYDQLTNASKSLDKLIKDMEEHPRTYFYPLGKKNNPNIKKN; translated from the coding sequence GTGAAAATAAATAGGGAATTTAAGATCGGTATCGTGGTGCTGACGGGCATTGTATTGTTCGTTTGGGGATTCAAGTTTTTAAAAGGCACCAATATTTTCCAAAGCAATACGGTGTATTTCGCTAAGTACGACCGTGTGGACGGACTTGGAGAGGCCAATCCGGTGCTGGTAAACGGACTGAAGGTTGGCCAGGTCAAATACATCCGGTTCATTAACGGACAGCAGGCAAATATCCTGGTGGCATTCACCATAGATGAAGATGCATTCTCCATTCCAGGGGATTCCAAAGCGAGGATCACGAGTGCCAATCTGATGGGAGATAAGGTCATTAACCTTATCCTCGGAAGGTCTCAGAATTTTCTCGCACCGGGTGATACCCTTGGTGCAGAAGTGGAGGAGAGCCTCTCAACATCCGTGTCCAAGACCATTGCACCATTGCAGGAACGGGCAAACAACCTGATGGTTTCCCTGGACTCGGTACTCGCCGTTGTTCAGTTCATCTTTAATGAAGGTACCAGCGAAAGTATCAAGGAAAGCTTTGTCCGCATCAAAAATACCATCAAGAATTTTGAGAAGACTTCAGGGCAACTCGAAGTACTTCTTTCAGGGCAGACAGGCAACTTTGCGAAGATATCCAGCAACCTGGAGAGCATCACAAGCAATATCAAGAACAACAACGGAGAGCTCGATAACGCCATTAAGAATTTCTCGAACATCAGCAGTGAACTGGCCAAGGCAAATATCTCCGGCACGGTTAAAGAACTGAATACGTCCATGTCCAAGCTGACAACAATCCTGGATAAGATCAACAGCGGGGAAGGAACAGCGGGTAAATTGCTTCAGGATCCGGACCTGTATGATCAGCTGACCAATGCATCAAAATCACTGGACAAACTGATCAAGGATATGGAGGAGCATCCCAGGACTTATTTTTATCCATTAGGTAAAAAGAACAATCCAAACATCAAAAAGAACTGA
- a CDS encoding (Fe-S)-binding protein, which translates to MSKQLVFIIVFLVAGGVFGFTCMRLRRFFKLTRPSFPIDRIGERMRLTLMVAFGQTKILRRPGIGLLHALVWWGFIVITLGTAEMMVDGLAGTERFLGALIGPLYDVIMASGDVFAAFIVFACLAFLFRRYVMRVKRFRGVEMTPGANIDATIALMLILLLMVSLLGMNIGYVKTHAGNMVGMYPVASQLQYLIPDSGAHAFHEINWWTHICLVLVFANVLPYSKHFHVFMSVPNVFMSRLEPYTKIANMESVTKEVKAMMDPNTAFANPPEGEVAVVPRFGVKDVEDVSWKNYADALTCTQCGRCTSVCPANTTGKLLSPRKIFVDLRHRMNDKGPGLIKDASYSDGKSLVGDYISTEELWACTTCNACVQECPVNIDHVSLIMDMRRSLVMEDSSAPEALVSMFNNIENNGAPWQFSQSDRMKWAEDITVKPA; encoded by the coding sequence ATGTCTAAGCAACTGGTATTCATTATTGTCTTTTTGGTGGCCGGTGGTGTTTTCGGCTTTACCTGTATGAGGTTGCGCCGGTTTTTTAAACTCACCCGTCCCTCATTTCCGATCGATCGCATTGGTGAACGCATGCGGCTTACCCTGATGGTTGCTTTCGGACAAACGAAAATTTTAAGAAGGCCCGGCATCGGTTTGCTTCATGCATTGGTATGGTGGGGCTTTATCGTGATCACCCTGGGCACGGCGGAAATGATGGTGGATGGCCTGGCAGGTACAGAGCGGTTTCTGGGTGCTCTCATCGGGCCGTTGTACGATGTGATCATGGCTTCCGGTGATGTGTTCGCCGCGTTTATCGTATTTGCCTGTCTGGCATTCCTGTTTCGCAGGTATGTGATGAGGGTGAAACGCTTCCGGGGCGTGGAAATGACACCCGGCGCCAATATCGATGCCACGATCGCCCTGATGCTGATCCTTCTGCTGATGGTTTCCCTCCTGGGTATGAACATCGGTTATGTGAAGACACATGCGGGAAATATGGTTGGTATGTATCCGGTCGCATCGCAGCTACAATACCTGATCCCCGATTCAGGTGCTCATGCATTCCACGAGATCAACTGGTGGACGCATATTTGCCTCGTCCTGGTGTTTGCTAATGTACTGCCATACTCCAAGCATTTTCATGTGTTCATGTCTGTGCCCAACGTATTCATGAGCCGGCTTGAGCCCTATACCAAGATCGCCAACATGGAGAGTGTAACAAAGGAAGTTAAGGCCATGATGGATCCGAACACCGCCTTTGCCAATCCACCCGAAGGCGAAGTGGCCGTAGTACCAAGGTTTGGAGTGAAAGATGTCGAAGATGTATCGTGGAAGAATTACGCCGATGCACTCACTTGTACCCAATGTGGCAGATGCACATCGGTATGTCCCGCAAATACCACCGGGAAATTGCTTTCTCCCCGGAAGATATTTGTGGACCTTAGGCATAGAATGAATGATAAGGGCCCCGGACTGATTAAGGATGCGTCCTATTCCGATGGTAAATCCCTGGTAGGAGATTATATCAGCACCGAGGAGCTATGGGCCTGCACCACATGCAACGCCTGCGTTCAGGAGTGTCCGGTGAATATCGATCATGTTTCTCTGATCATGGACATGCGTCGCAGCCTGGTCATGGAGGATTCATCCGCTCCGGAAGCATTGGTAAGCATGTTCAATAATATTGAGAATAATGGTGCTCCCTGGCAGTTCTCGCAATCTGACAGAATGAAGTGGGCCGAAGACATTACCGTTAAACCTGCATAA
- a CDS encoding (Fe-S)-binding protein, with translation MAEVTAAGEQVDVLFWVGCAGAFDDRYKKVTRAFVKILDSVGVKYAVLGTEESCTGDPARRAGNEFLFQMQALGNIEVLNGYQVKKIVTACPHCFNTLKNEYPDLGGNYEVIHHSTFLQQLIDEGKVTVADGKPFKGKRITFHDSCYLGRGNGIYEAPRQVLEKLDADLVEMKRSKSRGLCCGAGGAQMFKEAEKGDKEVNVERTEEALGTGCGIIATGCPFCMTMMEDGTKHFNKEDEVKVYDLAELIAENNGL, from the coding sequence ATGGCTGAAGTGACTGCTGCCGGTGAACAGGTAGATGTCCTTTTCTGGGTGGGATGTGCCGGGGCATTTGATGACCGGTATAAGAAAGTCACCAGGGCATTCGTAAAGATATTGGATTCGGTAGGGGTGAAGTATGCTGTGTTGGGAACCGAAGAAAGTTGCACCGGAGATCCTGCGCGACGTGCAGGAAACGAATTTCTCTTCCAGATGCAGGCACTGGGAAATATTGAAGTGTTGAACGGATATCAGGTGAAGAAGATCGTTACCGCATGCCCACATTGTTTTAATACCCTGAAGAATGAATACCCGGATCTGGGAGGCAACTATGAGGTTATTCACCATTCAACCTTTTTACAGCAACTGATCGATGAAGGTAAAGTAACAGTGGCAGACGGCAAACCTTTCAAAGGGAAAAGGATCACCTTCCATGATTCGTGTTACCTGGGTCGCGGCAACGGAATTTATGAGGCCCCCAGGCAGGTGTTGGAAAAACTGGATGCGGATCTGGTTGAAATGAAACGCAGTAAAAGCCGTGGTCTGTGTTGTGGGGCGGGTGGAGCACAAATGTTCAAGGAGGCTGAAAAGGGAGATAAGGAAGTGAATGTTGAACGGACGGAAGAAGCGTTGGGAACCGGATGTGGTATCATCGCTACGGGATGTCCGTTTTGCATGACGATGATGGAGGATGGAACCAAACATTTCAATAAAGAGGATGAGGTGAAGGTTTATGATCTTGCCGAATTAATCGCAGAAAACAATGGACTCTGA
- a CDS encoding ABC transporter ATPase codes for MDSDIRHMEMPLDARVWVFQAQRKLSPTEADFVRSDMQDFLSGWAAHGAELLAKVAVVYHRFVVVLLDEGHANASGCSIDKLTARVNALGTELNNDFLDRRMVAYMAGSGEVETTSLDDIKQAFDSGLLNEDTVVFNNLVQTRQEFEQQWKVPLGKSWHARFAGVKQVQS; via the coding sequence ATGGACTCTGATATCCGGCATATGGAAATGCCCCTGGATGCGAGGGTATGGGTGTTTCAGGCACAAAGAAAACTAAGCCCGACGGAAGCGGATTTTGTACGTTCCGATATGCAGGATTTTCTTTCCGGATGGGCGGCGCATGGTGCGGAATTGCTTGCGAAGGTGGCCGTGGTGTATCATCGTTTTGTTGTTGTGTTGCTTGATGAAGGACACGCCAATGCTTCAGGATGTTCAATCGATAAACTGACGGCCAGGGTGAATGCCTTGGGTACGGAACTTAATAATGACTTTCTGGATCGCAGGATGGTGGCTTATATGGCCGGTAGCGGAGAAGTGGAGACCACCTCACTGGATGATATCAAACAGGCATTTGATTCCGGTCTGCTGAATGAAGACACGGTGGTTTTTAACAATTTGGTGCAGACGCGACAGGAATTCGAACAACAGTGGAAGGTGCCTCTGGGTAAAAGCTGGCATGCCAGATTTGCTGGTGTAAAACAGGTTCAGTCCTGA
- a CDS encoding NAD-dependent epimerase/dehydratase family protein: MKKILVTGGAGFIGSHLVKRLVKDGHDVVVTDILLRGNKLDQDILKAVQFSRTDVRDLDGMRVVAKNCDYIIHLAAILGVDVVADNPVETMETECLGTQNVARVAIENGVEKVVYASTSGVYGHSAIEKSVTENITLDPRTSYAIAKRYNEIYLAALYEEKDLNSLSLRFFNVYGEKQDTRMVIPRFIEQAVQHKPITVFGDGKQTRDFTFIDDTVEAIIRLTQKVKGCEIFNIANEEEITIGELAVEIKSLTQSDSEIICIKAPQKRYDFEIERRIGSSQKLLNAVGYKPETVITEGLERILGTSVKVY, encoded by the coding sequence ATGAAAAAGATTCTTGTAACGGGAGGTGCGGGCTTTATCGGAAGCCATCTTGTAAAACGCTTGGTTAAAGATGGCCACGATGTGGTTGTAACCGACATACTGTTGCGAGGGAATAAGCTTGATCAGGACATTCTTAAGGCGGTACAATTTAGCAGAACTGATGTGAGAGACCTCGATGGGATGAGGGTTGTCGCAAAAAATTGTGATTACATCATACACCTGGCAGCCATTCTAGGCGTGGATGTCGTGGCCGACAATCCTGTAGAGACCATGGAAACAGAATGCCTTGGCACACAGAACGTCGCCCGGGTGGCTATTGAGAACGGCGTAGAAAAGGTAGTTTATGCTTCAACAAGCGGCGTTTATGGTCATTCAGCCATTGAAAAAAGTGTTACCGAAAACATTACACTCGACCCCCGCACCAGTTATGCAATCGCCAAACGCTACAACGAAATATACCTGGCTGCGCTTTATGAAGAAAAAGACCTGAACTCGCTTTCACTTCGCTTCTTTAACGTATACGGTGAAAAGCAGGATACCCGGATGGTTATCCCGCGTTTCATTGAACAAGCGGTGCAGCATAAACCCATTACGGTATTTGGTGATGGGAAGCAAACGCGGGATTTTACCTTTATCGATGATACGGTGGAAGCCATCATCAGGCTTACACAAAAAGTCAAGGGTTGCGAGATATTCAACATTGCCAATGAAGAGGAGATCACCATCGGTGAACTGGCCGTTGAAATCAAAAGTCTTACACAATCTGACTCAGAGATTATTTGCATTAAGGCTCCACAAAAACGCTATGACTTTGAGATTGAACGGCGAATTGGTAGTTCTCAAAAACTTTTAAACGCCGTAGGATATAAGCCTGAGACCGTAATCACAGAAGGCCTGGAGCGCATTTTGGGCACTTCGGTAAAGGTGTATTAA
- a CDS encoding glycosyltransferase: MPKITIITVCRNSADTLKDTLQSVGNQAYPDLEYLVIDGASEDNTREIVEQFGAHVTQFISEPDQGMYHAVNKGMALATGEVIGLLHADDFYADDQVLRRVGEAFENPDVDAIYGDLEYVDKQRTEHVVRYWKSGNYAPGKFLYGWMPPHPTFFIRTHLVDKYGPYRSDFRSAADYEFMLRLIHRYRIHLKYIPEVLVKMRVGGKSNVTMDNRWRANQEDRMAWKVNGMTPYFVTLYLKPLRKLGQWLKRRS; encoded by the coding sequence TTGCCAAAAATCACAATCATCACGGTGTGTCGCAACAGTGCGGACACATTGAAGGATACGTTGCAGTCTGTAGGCAACCAGGCGTATCCTGATCTCGAATATCTTGTTATTGACGGTGCTTCGGAAGATAATACCCGGGAGATTGTTGAGCAGTTTGGCGCACACGTAACGCAATTTATCTCAGAACCCGATCAGGGCATGTATCATGCGGTTAATAAAGGAATGGCTCTAGCCACCGGGGAGGTGATCGGCTTGTTGCATGCGGATGATTTTTACGCGGATGATCAGGTATTGAGGAGGGTAGGGGAAGCGTTTGAAAATCCTGACGTGGATGCAATATATGGTGATCTTGAATACGTGGACAAGCAACGAACCGAACATGTGGTGCGTTATTGGAAATCCGGCAACTATGCTCCGGGAAAATTCCTGTATGGTTGGATGCCGCCACACCCGACATTTTTTATCAGAACTCATCTGGTAGATAAATATGGTCCGTACCGGTCTGACTTCCGCTCAGCGGCGGACTACGAATTTATGCTTCGCCTGATTCACCGTTATCGCATACACCTGAAGTATATTCCTGAAGTTCTGGTGAAGATGCGTGTGGGCGGGAAGAGCAATGTCACGATGGACAACAGGTGGAGGGCCAATCAGGAAGACAGGATGGCCTGGAAAGTAAATGGTATGACCCCTTATTTTGTTACGCTTTACCTAAAGCCGCTACGAAAATTGGGACAATGGCTTAAGAGAAGATCATAA
- a CDS encoding nitronate monooxygenase, which yields MKGRVSELFGIDFPVIQAGMIWCSGWELASAVSNAGGLGLIGAGSMHPDVLQDHIRKCKSATPKPFGVNIPLLYPEIPQLMEIILEEDVPIIFTSAGNPATYTPMLKGEGKTVVHVVSNLKFAEKAVKAGVDAIVGEGFEAGGHNGREETTTMCLIPLLKKHIEVPVIAAGGIGSGEAMLAAFALGAEGVQVGSRFVASEESSAHPDFKKAVVEAGDGDTELTLKELTPVRLLKNKFYTQVKDAYQHQASIESLRELLGKRRSKRGMFEGDLDEGELEIGQVAATINDIKPAADILRSIISEYEVARKRVAAMQETIK from the coding sequence ATTAAAGGTAGGGTTTCGGAATTATTTGGGATAGATTTTCCGGTGATACAGGCTGGAATGATCTGGTGTAGTGGCTGGGAACTGGCCTCTGCCGTGAGCAATGCCGGAGGATTGGGATTGATCGGAGCCGGTTCAATGCATCCGGACGTGCTCCAGGACCACATAAGGAAATGTAAATCCGCAACCCCCAAACCATTTGGTGTTAATATTCCTTTGTTATACCCGGAGATACCACAGTTGATGGAAATTATCCTTGAGGAAGACGTTCCCATCATTTTCACATCTGCCGGAAATCCGGCCACATATACCCCGATGTTGAAAGGCGAAGGTAAAACGGTGGTGCATGTGGTATCCAATCTGAAATTCGCGGAGAAAGCGGTAAAAGCAGGTGTGGATGCCATTGTTGGAGAAGGTTTTGAAGCCGGTGGACACAATGGGCGGGAGGAAACCACAACCATGTGTCTGATACCTTTGTTGAAAAAGCACATTGAGGTGCCGGTGATAGCTGCAGGCGGAATCGGAAGCGGAGAAGCGATGCTTGCTGCATTTGCCCTGGGGGCTGAAGGTGTTCAGGTAGGCAGTCGCTTTGTGGCGTCTGAAGAGTCATCCGCGCATCCCGATTTTAAAAAGGCTGTTGTAGAAGCGGGAGACGGGGACACTGAATTGACCTTAAAAGAACTCACGCCGGTGAGGTTATTAAAGAACAAGTTCTATACACAGGTAAAGGATGCATATCAGCATCAGGCCAGCATAGAGTCCTTAAGGGAGTTGCTTGGAAAGAGAAGATCCAAAAGGGGAATGTTTGAAGGAGACCTGGATGAAGGTGAATTGGAGATTGGTCAGGTGGCCGCAACCATCAATGACATCAAACCTGCGGCAGATATACTGCGATCAATAATAAGTGAATATGAGGTAGCCCGGAAAAGGGTGGCTGCCATGCAAGAAACCATTAAATAG